The Gasterosteus aculeatus chromosome 17, fGasAcu3.hap1.1, whole genome shotgun sequence genome includes a window with the following:
- the LOC120835774 gene encoding actin nucleation-promoting factor WAS isoform X4, whose protein sequence is MASGSLPGCNIIGDLLTTHEKSVLFTLLKPQCKRAKLLWEQELYVPFKYIATRTFFHTFPADSHQVGLNFANETEAKEFHLVVKNVQKYQEMTSVMRGITNSVNENKSTSGPPVSGIKLPDHLDRGQHFPSSPSTTTAPTTGSFMDPDATLKRLIPPRFTENGPNDKDVPDAGRLKDVHRELRNRGQLSPALPRTATASVSLALKKGPLPPVPSRNDRPTSQQTPQYSDPLSHGPPRVPPPPPPPPPPPPPPPQAPLERIQRSASFQPVIGPGHLPSQLCTFEYVKCVVGMNLTCVCNFRWAHQQLQKKVNVF, encoded by the exons ATGGCGTCTGGTTCGCTTCCTGGATGTAATATAATCGGCGATCTACTGACTACCCATGAGAAAAGTGTCCTCTTCACTCTGCTCAAACCTCAGTGTAAG CGTGCCAAGTTACTGTGGGAGCAGGAGCTGTATGTCCCATTCAAGTACATTGCAACTCGCACATTCTTCCATACGTTCCCTGCAGAT AGCCACCAGGTAGGCCTCAACTTTGCAAATGAGACCGAGGCAAAGGAATTTCATCTGGTAGtgaaaaatgtccaaaaataCCAAG AAATGACGTCGGTGATGAGGGGAATAACAAACTCTGTGAACGAAAACAAGTCAACAAGTGGTCCTCCTGTTTCAGG AATTAAGCTACCGGACCATTTGGACAGAGGGCAACACTTCCCTTCTTCACCATCCACAACAACTGCACCAACCACCGGTTCA TTTATGGATCCGGACGCTACTTTGAAGAGGCTGATTCCACCCAGATTCACTGAGAACGGCCCGAATGACAAAGACGTCCCTGACGCTGGCAGACTAAAGGATGTGCACAGGGAGCTTAGGAACAGAG GCCAATTATCTCCGGCATTGCCGAGAACTGCAACGGCATCTGTTTCCCTCGCTCTGAAGAAAGGACCTTTGCCACCGGTGCCTTCCAGGAACGACCGGCCCACGTCCCAGCAGACTCCACAGTACTCAGACCCACTGAGTCATGGTCCTCCTcgggttcctcctcctccacctcctcctcctcctcctcctcctccacctcctcaagCTCCCCTGGAGAGGATCCAAAGGAGTGCGAGTTTCCAACCTGTAATAGGACCAGGACACTTGCCGTCACAGCTCTGTACATTtgaatatgtaaaatgtgtggTCGGAATGAACTTAACTTGTGTTTGCAATTTCAGGTGGGCTCATCAACAGCTGCAGAAAAAGGTGAACGTATTCTGA
- the LOC120835774 gene encoding actin nucleation-promoting factor WAS isoform X2 encodes MASGSLPGCNIIGDLLTTHEKSVLFTLLKPQCKLIKTTVAQVLLAKESQGETPAWSYLGCGVLCLIEENAIHTHFLRLYCVKRAKLLWEQELYVPFKYIATRTFFHTFPADSHQVGLNFANETEAKEFHLVVKNVQKYQEMTSVMRGITNSVNENKSTSGPPVSGIKLPDHLDRGQHFPSSPSTTTAPTTGSFMDPDATLKRLIPPRFTENGPNDKDVPDAGRLKDVHRELRNRGQLSPALPRTATASVSLALKKGPLPPVPSRNDRPTSQQTPQYSDPLSHGPPRVPPPPPPPPPPPPPPPQAPLERIQRSASFQPVGSSTAAEKGERILTAMREVFRQKQLLQLGTDGNDMKLEQ; translated from the exons ATGGCGTCTGGTTCGCTTCCTGGATGTAATATAATCGGCGATCTACTGACTACCCATGAGAAAAGTGTCCTCTTCACTCTGCTCAAACCTCAGTGTAAG CTGATCAAAACCACGGTAGCCCAGGTACTTTTGGCCAAAGAGTCCCAGGGTGAAACTCCAGCCTGGAGTTATTTGGGTTGTGGCGTTCTGTGTCTCATCGAGGAAAATGCCATTCACACCCACTTCCTGCGTCTCTACTGTGTCAAG CGTGCCAAGTTACTGTGGGAGCAGGAGCTGTATGTCCCATTCAAGTACATTGCAACTCGCACATTCTTCCATACGTTCCCTGCAGAT AGCCACCAGGTAGGCCTCAACTTTGCAAATGAGACCGAGGCAAAGGAATTTCATCTGGTAGtgaaaaatgtccaaaaataCCAAG AAATGACGTCGGTGATGAGGGGAATAACAAACTCTGTGAACGAAAACAAGTCAACAAGTGGTCCTCCTGTTTCAGG AATTAAGCTACCGGACCATTTGGACAGAGGGCAACACTTCCCTTCTTCACCATCCACAACAACTGCACCAACCACCGGTTCA TTTATGGATCCGGACGCTACTTTGAAGAGGCTGATTCCACCCAGATTCACTGAGAACGGCCCGAATGACAAAGACGTCCCTGACGCTGGCAGACTAAAGGATGTGCACAGGGAGCTTAGGAACAGAG GCCAATTATCTCCGGCATTGCCGAGAACTGCAACGGCATCTGTTTCCCTCGCTCTGAAGAAAGGACCTTTGCCACCGGTGCCTTCCAGGAACGACCGGCCCACGTCCCAGCAGACTCCACAGTACTCAGACCCACTGAGTCATGGTCCTCCTcgggttcctcctcctccacctcctcctcctcctcctcctcctccacctcctcaagCTCCCCTGGAGAGGATCCAAAGGAGTGCGAGTTTCCAACCT GTGGGCTCATCAACAGCTGCAGAAAAAGGTGAACGTATTCTGACTGCAATGAGAGAAGTATTCAGACAAAAGCAGCTGCTCCAGTTGGGTACAGATGGGAATGATATGAAGCTGGAACAGTGA
- the LOC120835774 gene encoding uncharacterized protein LOC120835774 isoform X6 yields MRKVSSSLCSNLSRAKLLWEQELYVPFKYIATRTFFHTFPADSHQVGLNFANETEAKEFHLVVKNVQKYQEMTSVMRGITNSVNENKSTSGPPVSGIKLPDHLDRGQHFPSSPSTTTAPTTGSFMDPDATLKRLIPPRFTENGPNDKDVPDAGRLKDVHRELRNRGQLSPALPRTATASVSLALKKGPLPPVPSRNDRPTSQQTPQYSDPLSHGPPRVPPPPPPPPPPPPPPPQAPLERIQRSASFQPVIGPGHLPSQLCTFEYVKCVVGMNLTCVCNFRWAHQQLQKKVNVF; encoded by the exons ATGAGAAAAGTGTCCTCTTCACTCTGCTCAAACCTCAGT CGTGCCAAGTTACTGTGGGAGCAGGAGCTGTATGTCCCATTCAAGTACATTGCAACTCGCACATTCTTCCATACGTTCCCTGCAGAT AGCCACCAGGTAGGCCTCAACTTTGCAAATGAGACCGAGGCAAAGGAATTTCATCTGGTAGtgaaaaatgtccaaaaataCCAAG AAATGACGTCGGTGATGAGGGGAATAACAAACTCTGTGAACGAAAACAAGTCAACAAGTGGTCCTCCTGTTTCAGG AATTAAGCTACCGGACCATTTGGACAGAGGGCAACACTTCCCTTCTTCACCATCCACAACAACTGCACCAACCACCGGTTCA TTTATGGATCCGGACGCTACTTTGAAGAGGCTGATTCCACCCAGATTCACTGAGAACGGCCCGAATGACAAAGACGTCCCTGACGCTGGCAGACTAAAGGATGTGCACAGGGAGCTTAGGAACAGAG GCCAATTATCTCCGGCATTGCCGAGAACTGCAACGGCATCTGTTTCCCTCGCTCTGAAGAAAGGACCTTTGCCACCGGTGCCTTCCAGGAACGACCGGCCCACGTCCCAGCAGACTCCACAGTACTCAGACCCACTGAGTCATGGTCCTCCTcgggttcctcctcctccacctcctcctcctcctcctcctcctccacctcctcaagCTCCCCTGGAGAGGATCCAAAGGAGTGCGAGTTTCCAACCTGTAATAGGACCAGGACACTTGCCGTCACAGCTCTGTACATTtgaatatgtaaaatgtgtggTCGGAATGAACTTAACTTGTGTTTGCAATTTCAGGTGGGCTCATCAACAGCTGCAGAAAAAGGTGAACGTATTCTGA
- the LOC120835774 gene encoding uncharacterized protein LOC120835774 isoform X7, with amino-acid sequence MRKVSSSLCSNLSRAKLLWEQELYVPFKYIATRTFFHTFPADSHQVGLNFANETEAKEFHLVVKNVQKYQEMTSVMRGITNSVNENKSTSGPPVSGIKLPDHLDRGQHFPSSPSTTTAPTTGSFMDPDATLKRLIPPRFTENGPNDKDVPDAGRLKDVHRELRNRGQLSPALPRTATASVSLALKKGPLPPVPSRNDRPTSQQTPQYSDPLSHGPPRVPPPPPPPPPPPPPPPQAPLERIQRSASFQPVGSSTAAEKGERILTAMREVFRQKQLLQLGTDGNDMKLEQ; translated from the exons ATGAGAAAAGTGTCCTCTTCACTCTGCTCAAACCTCAGT CGTGCCAAGTTACTGTGGGAGCAGGAGCTGTATGTCCCATTCAAGTACATTGCAACTCGCACATTCTTCCATACGTTCCCTGCAGAT AGCCACCAGGTAGGCCTCAACTTTGCAAATGAGACCGAGGCAAAGGAATTTCATCTGGTAGtgaaaaatgtccaaaaataCCAAG AAATGACGTCGGTGATGAGGGGAATAACAAACTCTGTGAACGAAAACAAGTCAACAAGTGGTCCTCCTGTTTCAGG AATTAAGCTACCGGACCATTTGGACAGAGGGCAACACTTCCCTTCTTCACCATCCACAACAACTGCACCAACCACCGGTTCA TTTATGGATCCGGACGCTACTTTGAAGAGGCTGATTCCACCCAGATTCACTGAGAACGGCCCGAATGACAAAGACGTCCCTGACGCTGGCAGACTAAAGGATGTGCACAGGGAGCTTAGGAACAGAG GCCAATTATCTCCGGCATTGCCGAGAACTGCAACGGCATCTGTTTCCCTCGCTCTGAAGAAAGGACCTTTGCCACCGGTGCCTTCCAGGAACGACCGGCCCACGTCCCAGCAGACTCCACAGTACTCAGACCCACTGAGTCATGGTCCTCCTcgggttcctcctcctccacctcctcctcctcctcctcctcctccacctcctcaagCTCCCCTGGAGAGGATCCAAAGGAGTGCGAGTTTCCAACCT GTGGGCTCATCAACAGCTGCAGAAAAAGGTGAACGTATTCTGACTGCAATGAGAGAAGTATTCAGACAAAAGCAGCTGCTCCAGTTGGGTACAGATGGGAATGATATGAAGCTGGAACAGTGA
- the LOC120835774 gene encoding actin nucleation-promoting factor WAS isoform X3 has product MRKVSSSLCSNLSLIKTTVAQVLLAKESQGETPAWSYLGCGVLCLIEENAIHTHFLRLYCVKRAKLLWEQELYVPFKYIATRTFFHTFPADSHQVGLNFANETEAKEFHLVVKNVQKYQEMTSVMRGITNSVNENKSTSGPPVSGIKLPDHLDRGQHFPSSPSTTTAPTTGSFMDPDATLKRLIPPRFTENGPNDKDVPDAGRLKDVHRELRNRGQLSPALPRTATASVSLALKKGPLPPVPSRNDRPTSQQTPQYSDPLSHGPPRVPPPPPPPPPPPPPPPQAPLERIQRSASFQPVIGPGHLPSQLCTFEYVKCVVGMNLTCVCNFRWAHQQLQKKVNVF; this is encoded by the exons ATGAGAAAAGTGTCCTCTTCACTCTGCTCAAACCTCAGT CTGATCAAAACCACGGTAGCCCAGGTACTTTTGGCCAAAGAGTCCCAGGGTGAAACTCCAGCCTGGAGTTATTTGGGTTGTGGCGTTCTGTGTCTCATCGAGGAAAATGCCATTCACACCCACTTCCTGCGTCTCTACTGTGTCAAG CGTGCCAAGTTACTGTGGGAGCAGGAGCTGTATGTCCCATTCAAGTACATTGCAACTCGCACATTCTTCCATACGTTCCCTGCAGAT AGCCACCAGGTAGGCCTCAACTTTGCAAATGAGACCGAGGCAAAGGAATTTCATCTGGTAGtgaaaaatgtccaaaaataCCAAG AAATGACGTCGGTGATGAGGGGAATAACAAACTCTGTGAACGAAAACAAGTCAACAAGTGGTCCTCCTGTTTCAGG AATTAAGCTACCGGACCATTTGGACAGAGGGCAACACTTCCCTTCTTCACCATCCACAACAACTGCACCAACCACCGGTTCA TTTATGGATCCGGACGCTACTTTGAAGAGGCTGATTCCACCCAGATTCACTGAGAACGGCCCGAATGACAAAGACGTCCCTGACGCTGGCAGACTAAAGGATGTGCACAGGGAGCTTAGGAACAGAG GCCAATTATCTCCGGCATTGCCGAGAACTGCAACGGCATCTGTTTCCCTCGCTCTGAAGAAAGGACCTTTGCCACCGGTGCCTTCCAGGAACGACCGGCCCACGTCCCAGCAGACTCCACAGTACTCAGACCCACTGAGTCATGGTCCTCCTcgggttcctcctcctccacctcctcctcctcctcctcctcctccacctcctcaagCTCCCCTGGAGAGGATCCAAAGGAGTGCGAGTTTCCAACCTGTAATAGGACCAGGACACTTGCCGTCACAGCTCTGTACATTtgaatatgtaaaatgtgtggTCGGAATGAACTTAACTTGTGTTTGCAATTTCAGGTGGGCTCATCAACAGCTGCAGAAAAAGGTGAACGTATTCTGA
- the LOC120835774 gene encoding actin nucleation-promoting factor WAS isoform X1: MASGSLPGCNIIGDLLTTHEKSVLFTLLKPQCKLIKTTVAQVLLAKESQGETPAWSYLGCGVLCLIEENAIHTHFLRLYCVKRAKLLWEQELYVPFKYIATRTFFHTFPADSHQVGLNFANETEAKEFHLVVKNVQKYQEMTSVMRGITNSVNENKSTSGPPVSGIKLPDHLDRGQHFPSSPSTTTAPTTGSFMDPDATLKRLIPPRFTENGPNDKDVPDAGRLKDVHRELRNRGQLSPALPRTATASVSLALKKGPLPPVPSRNDRPTSQQTPQYSDPLSHGPPRVPPPPPPPPPPPPPPPQAPLERIQRSASFQPVIGPGHLPSQLCTFEYVKCVVGMNLTCVCNFRWAHQQLQKKVNVF; this comes from the exons ATGGCGTCTGGTTCGCTTCCTGGATGTAATATAATCGGCGATCTACTGACTACCCATGAGAAAAGTGTCCTCTTCACTCTGCTCAAACCTCAGTGTAAG CTGATCAAAACCACGGTAGCCCAGGTACTTTTGGCCAAAGAGTCCCAGGGTGAAACTCCAGCCTGGAGTTATTTGGGTTGTGGCGTTCTGTGTCTCATCGAGGAAAATGCCATTCACACCCACTTCCTGCGTCTCTACTGTGTCAAG CGTGCCAAGTTACTGTGGGAGCAGGAGCTGTATGTCCCATTCAAGTACATTGCAACTCGCACATTCTTCCATACGTTCCCTGCAGAT AGCCACCAGGTAGGCCTCAACTTTGCAAATGAGACCGAGGCAAAGGAATTTCATCTGGTAGtgaaaaatgtccaaaaataCCAAG AAATGACGTCGGTGATGAGGGGAATAACAAACTCTGTGAACGAAAACAAGTCAACAAGTGGTCCTCCTGTTTCAGG AATTAAGCTACCGGACCATTTGGACAGAGGGCAACACTTCCCTTCTTCACCATCCACAACAACTGCACCAACCACCGGTTCA TTTATGGATCCGGACGCTACTTTGAAGAGGCTGATTCCACCCAGATTCACTGAGAACGGCCCGAATGACAAAGACGTCCCTGACGCTGGCAGACTAAAGGATGTGCACAGGGAGCTTAGGAACAGAG GCCAATTATCTCCGGCATTGCCGAGAACTGCAACGGCATCTGTTTCCCTCGCTCTGAAGAAAGGACCTTTGCCACCGGTGCCTTCCAGGAACGACCGGCCCACGTCCCAGCAGACTCCACAGTACTCAGACCCACTGAGTCATGGTCCTCCTcgggttcctcctcctccacctcctcctcctcctcctcctcctccacctcctcaagCTCCCCTGGAGAGGATCCAAAGGAGTGCGAGTTTCCAACCTGTAATAGGACCAGGACACTTGCCGTCACAGCTCTGTACATTtgaatatgtaaaatgtgtggTCGGAATGAACTTAACTTGTGTTTGCAATTTCAGGTGGGCTCATCAACAGCTGCAGAAAAAGGTGAACGTATTCTGA
- the LOC120835774 gene encoding actin nucleation-promoting factor WAS isoform X5 yields MASGSLPGCNIIGDLLTTHEKSVLFTLLKPQCKRAKLLWEQELYVPFKYIATRTFFHTFPADSHQVGLNFANETEAKEFHLVVKNVQKYQEMTSVMRGITNSVNENKSTSGPPVSGIKLPDHLDRGQHFPSSPSTTTAPTTGSFMDPDATLKRLIPPRFTENGPNDKDVPDAGRLKDVHRELRNRGQLSPALPRTATASVSLALKKGPLPPVPSRNDRPTSQQTPQYSDPLSHGPPRVPPPPPPPPPPPPPPPQAPLERIQRSASFQPVGSSTAAEKGERILTAMREVFRQKQLLQLGTDGNDMKLEQ; encoded by the exons ATGGCGTCTGGTTCGCTTCCTGGATGTAATATAATCGGCGATCTACTGACTACCCATGAGAAAAGTGTCCTCTTCACTCTGCTCAAACCTCAGTGTAAG CGTGCCAAGTTACTGTGGGAGCAGGAGCTGTATGTCCCATTCAAGTACATTGCAACTCGCACATTCTTCCATACGTTCCCTGCAGAT AGCCACCAGGTAGGCCTCAACTTTGCAAATGAGACCGAGGCAAAGGAATTTCATCTGGTAGtgaaaaatgtccaaaaataCCAAG AAATGACGTCGGTGATGAGGGGAATAACAAACTCTGTGAACGAAAACAAGTCAACAAGTGGTCCTCCTGTTTCAGG AATTAAGCTACCGGACCATTTGGACAGAGGGCAACACTTCCCTTCTTCACCATCCACAACAACTGCACCAACCACCGGTTCA TTTATGGATCCGGACGCTACTTTGAAGAGGCTGATTCCACCCAGATTCACTGAGAACGGCCCGAATGACAAAGACGTCCCTGACGCTGGCAGACTAAAGGATGTGCACAGGGAGCTTAGGAACAGAG GCCAATTATCTCCGGCATTGCCGAGAACTGCAACGGCATCTGTTTCCCTCGCTCTGAAGAAAGGACCTTTGCCACCGGTGCCTTCCAGGAACGACCGGCCCACGTCCCAGCAGACTCCACAGTACTCAGACCCACTGAGTCATGGTCCTCCTcgggttcctcctcctccacctcctcctcctcctcctcctcctccacctcctcaagCTCCCCTGGAGAGGATCCAAAGGAGTGCGAGTTTCCAACCT GTGGGCTCATCAACAGCTGCAGAAAAAGGTGAACGTATTCTGACTGCAATGAGAGAAGTATTCAGACAAAAGCAGCTGCTCCAGTTGGGTACAGATGGGAATGATATGAAGCTGGAACAGTGA